The DNA region AATCCCCGGGATGACAACCGCTAAATGGCGGAATTCGTCAACCGCCGACGGCGGCGCGGGCTTCATCGGCCAAGGGAGTGCTGAGATATCGCTCTCCGGTGGAACAACCAATGGTGACGATGGTTTTGCCCTGGTTTTCGGGGCGAGCGGCCACTTGGAGGGCGGCCCAGACATTGGCCCCGGTGCTGATGCCGCCGAGAATGCCCTCTTCTTTGGCGATTCGACGAGCCATGGCGAAGGCGTCGTCGTTGGAGACTTTGATGACTTCATCCACCACGTCGAGATGGAGATTGCTCGGCACGAAGCCGGCGCCCGTTCCCTGGATTTTGTGGGGCCCAGGGGTCAGCTCCACGCCAGCCTTGGTTTGCGAAATAACGGGAGAGTCTTGCGGTTCCATGGCGATGACTTGGACGCCGGGCTTGCGGGATTTGAGGATTTCGCCCACTCCGGTGGTCGTGCCCCCGGTCCCGACGCCCGCCACCAAAATATCGACTGCGCCATCGGTGTCGCTCCAGATTTCCTCGGCCGTGGTTTGCCGATGGATTTCGGGGTTGGCGGGATTTTCAAATTGCTGCGGCATCCACGCGCCGGCCGTGTTCTCGACGATTTCCTTGGCCTTTTCGATGGCACCCTTCATGCCCTTTGGGCCGGGGGTCAGCACCAACTCCGCTCCCAAAAGCGCCAAGAGGGTGCGCCGTTCTACGCTCATGGATTCCGGCATGGTCAGGATGCAGCGGTAGCCTTTGGCGGCAGCCACGAAGGCGAGGGCGATGCCGGTGTTGCCACTGGTGGGCTCCACGATGACGCTGTCCGAATGGAGTAAGCCGGCTTTTTCCGCGGTTTCGATCATGGCCAGGCCGATGCGGTCTTTCACGCTGCCCAGTGGATTGAAGAACTCACTCTTGAGGAGGATGGTGGCATCGACCTCGGCGCTCACGCGGTTGAGCTTCACGAGGGGAGTGCGCCCGATGGTTTCGGTGATGTTGTTGTAGATTTGGCCCATTTTTTTTGAGGTATTTGAATCTGTTTGAGAGACGATCCGGTCTCTCGTTTGGCGAGGGTGGGGGAAGGTGGAGCAAATCTTTCGGCTTGCGAGAAATTTTCGATTTGCAATTCCGCTCCTTAATAAGAAGGGACGGAAAGCCGTCAACACCACGCCTTCTCTTTATGGCCGACCTTTTGGAAGAAAAAGACCTCGAACGCCTCGCGAAGAAAGTCCCCGAATGGGAGATCGATGAGACCGTCATCTCGCGGACCTACGAGTTCGATGAGTTTTCTCAGTCCATCGATTTTGTGAACGATGTCTCCGAGATTGCCGAGGAGGCCCAGCATCATCCAGAGATTCTCATCCAGTTCACCACGGTCACGATTTCTTCGACCACTCACGACGAGGGCGGTCTGACTTCGCTCGATTTCGACCTGGCGACCAAGATCGACAATTTGGTCGACTAGCGAACCTCTTTTCCACCCGAGGGCTCTTCCCGGCCCCCGTGCCGTCGGCCGCTC from Verrucomicrobiota bacterium includes:
- the cysK gene encoding cysteine synthase A: MGQIYNNITETIGRTPLVKLNRVSAEVDATILLKSEFFNPLGSVKDRIGLAMIETAEKAGLLHSDSVIVEPTSGNTGIALAFVAAAKGYRCILTMPESMSVERRTLLALLGAELVLTPGPKGMKGAIEKAKEIVENTAGAWMPQQFENPANPEIHRQTTAEEIWSDTDGAVDILVAGVGTGGTTTGVGEILKSRKPGVQVIAMEPQDSPVISQTKAGVELTPGPHKIQGTGAGFVPSNLHLDVVDEVIKVSNDDAFAMARRIAKEEGILGGISTGANVWAALQVAARPENQGKTIVTIGCSTGERYLSTPLADEARAAVGG
- a CDS encoding 4a-hydroxytetrahydrobiopterin dehydratase — encoded protein: MADLLEEKDLERLAKKVPEWEIDETVISRTYEFDEFSQSIDFVNDVSEIAEEAQHHPEILIQFTTVTISSTTHDEGGLTSLDFDLATKIDNLVD